CTCCCCGCCCGACGCTGTACACGCTCGTGCAGCTGATTGGTTGAAAGATGTGCCGCCCCAGTCAATTTGACTCCCCgcccgacactgtacacgcttgtcacggatctccggacaacagtcggccAGAAGGAACGAATGAGGCGAGAGTGTTAGacacacctattttaattatACACACAAAAGGAAAACACACATTATCCCTAGAAcaactaaaaaaagaaacactaaaaaacACCAGCGTAAACAAAGCTGTCACAAAAAGAACCAGTAAAGGAAACAAGCATCTATATTGCCGCGACATATTGGCCGCATTCAAATAGCGCGCCGTCAACATGCTTGCCCGACACTGCGCGCCGTATCGTAGTGCCGCGCagcgaccatcgtggcacgaggacctggccggacccggctcgcatccgccacgcgctcgtgtgcctctcggggaaaaaagaagaggagaacagCTGAAGGACATCGTTGGTGTTCGAATGACTCGCAGTTTTCCGAGCACAGTGCCTttgagttgtgggcacaggttcgcccttaataaatacgtttgttttattagcccttgtgcttcagcatcgctacatttctggtggaggtgcggggtatgaatcGAAGCCCCACGAACGTTAGACAGCGTAGCCCCGACGACCAGCGAGTCGATCCCGTAGAAGTGACACATGTACACCAGAGGGCCTGCCGCCGTCTTCAAGGTGACTCACCTGAGTTCAGTCCTCTTCACTTCACGCCAAGGGGAACTCAGACAACGGACGCCGCCGCCATGACTAGCCAGGTAACACCGGCACAAGTGGTCATCAATCAACCTCACCAGCCGCCAGTGTTCCATGGCGACTCGTTCGAagacgtggaagattggttggACCTGTTCGAGAGAGTGGCGAGCCTGAATGGATGGGACGAGAGAAAGAAGCTCCGTCGCGTGTACTTTGCTTTGGAGGACTTTGCAAAgacgtggtttgagaaccatgaaacCTCTTTGTCTACCTGGGAGGAATTTCGACGACAAGTGCTGGCTACTTACGCCAGcacagatcgcaaagaaaaagCGGAGGCTTCTCTTCAAACCAGGAACCAGCTCACGAACGAAAATGTGGCGATGTACATCGAGGACATGATCCGCCTGTTCAAGCGTGCCGATGCCAACATGGCCGAAGATAAGAAGGTGCGCCATCTTATGCGTGGCGTGAAGCAGGAGCTATTCGCTGTTCTCGTCCGAAACCCACCGAGAACAGTTGCCGAGTTTCATTCCGAAGCGACAGCCATCGAAAAAACGCTGGAACAGCGGGCTCGGCAATACAACCGGGACATAAACTGTTCACCTGCCAATGTCTTCTCTGGAGGCGTACGGAATGACATGGAAACCCCGCGAGAGCTAATCCGATCAGTAATCAGGGAAGAACTCAGCAAGTTCCAAGCACCTCAGACCACAACTGCACTGTCTGTCGTCGACGTAGTGCGAGACGAACTGAGGCAGCTCATGCGGGAGCCGGAGCGTGAGCCACAGTCAACTCGACGCATCCCAACGTACTCCGAGGTACTGAGACAACCCGTGGTGCACAGCAATGCAGCAGTTGCGATGGCGGCGCCTTACCCGCCGACAGCGCGCAGTGCGCCTCATCCGCCGGAACCAACGGCTAGCTACCAGCCTCCAGCGCGTAGCGTAGCTCGCTATGTGGAGCAAAGGCCCCGGAAAAGTGACATCTGGCGTGACCACGATCGCAGGCCTTTgtgtttccattgcggagaagcgggTCACCTGTATAGGTTCTGCCCTTACCGACAGGCTGGATTACGGGGCTTTCCATTGTATGCACCATGCCCTCGAAATGGTGAACGACCAACAGAGATTGAAGAATACTTATCCACACGGCAGAGCCCACTCGCTCCACGCCAGCATCAGCCAAGGTCACCGTCGCCCATGCGCTACCGATCGCCCAGCCCACGTGCGTCTACAAGACTGCCTGGACGTCGTTCTCCAAGCCCACACCCGGAAAACTGAAGCAAGCGACCTCTGGAGGTGAGGCCGCTGAAAACCACAGTTACGAAGATCCTCCATCATGGGTTAAGGGTGACGACGCTACATTTCCCGTAAATAGGTGCAGCAGCGAAAAGATTACTTCAGATTTGCGGTTGAAGATAGACGGATGCGAGCTGAATGCTTTAGTCGACACCGGTGCTGATTATTCCGTAATAAGCCACCAAATGGCgaagaaactgaaaaaaagttGTAACGAAATGGAGCGGATCGCAGATACGCACGGCAGGTGGACACATTATTGCGCCCCTTGGTAGATGCACTGCAAGGCTCGAAATAAGAGGCTTTACTTACGTTGCCGACTTCATTGTACTGCCCGAATGTTCAAGGGAACTCATATTAGGGATGGATTTTCTACAAGCTAACGGCGCCATAATTAACCTGCGTAGGTCCAGTGTATCATTCTCGACCGAACAAGCTATGCCTGTGGAGAAATCGGAGGAGTGGCGCCTTACTGCTCTGCGCGTCGTTGCGAATGACGTAACTGTGCCGCCACGCTGCAGTATAATGGTGCTTGTGGAGAATGAGGCATTTTATGACCGTGAAGGTATAGCAGATGGAAACGTAGGGCTGTTTTTGAACAAAAGAATTTGCGTGGCTCGATGTCTTGTCCATTTAACCAATGGCCGTGCAGATGTCCTACTGACGAATTTCGGGAATGAATTTCAACACATCGCCCAAGGTACGGCTATCGCCTATTTCCCGGAGTTCTGCATGGCGACCGAACTATGCAGCCTAACGACAACGTCAACCACTGGACGAGGGGCCTGCAACGTCGACACATCAGTAACCATCAACCAGAACCTCCGCGAAAGTCAAAAGAAACAGATATATGCCCTGGTAAAGGAATTCTCTGACTGCTTCTCCACTACCTCGAAGGTCCGGCGCACGTCTATTGCAAAGCACAGAATTATAACAGAAGACGCCACGAGACCTATATGCCAGCACCCATATCGAGTGtcgcaaaaggaaagagaaattatCAAGAAGCAAGTGGAGGAGATgctgtcacatgacgtcatccagccttccaacagtccatgggcgtcccccgtagtgctcgttaagaagaaagataacacgcttcgattctgtgtcgactaccggaaaCTGAACAGTGTACCTAAACGAGATGTATACCCTCTGGCACGTATCAATGATACGCTAGATCGGCTGCTATGTGCAAAGTTTTTCTCCTTGGATCTCaagagtggatattggcaaatagAGGTGGACGAGCGggaccgtgaaaaaacagcattcgccagatggcctctacgaatttaaagcgcTTCCATTCGGCCTGTGTTCCGCACCAGCGACGCtccagagaatgatggacactgtcctcGCGGGATTGAAATGGCAGTCATGCCTAGTATATCTGGATGATATGGTCGTATTCTCcgcaacatttgaccaacatctaGAGCGACTGAAAGAGATtctatttgggaaaattaggtgaatagtgggggtaagtgacgcagtaactgtctctcaggcgaggacaccacaaccgcgacacctggggggaaaggggagaaaagtataggagaagttagagttagagtggaggaggaggcctgggggagttaaaacatgactggggggagagggggaaaaaaaaagggggaacacgcgataaacacatgactgggaaaaaaaaaagagaaaaaaaaaaaacacggaagttccgtttgttgggggcttggacggcgtggttcagagaatacggtcggccagttgcgcggcttcgatgtagttgaggaccgcgcgcagggcagggcgcacgcgatgggctgatcctaccgggtgcaggatgtcatctaccgtggcagacggaagacccagctgcttgaaggcacgagcgagcgcttcgcggtgggtggagagggcggagcaggaaaggaagagatgcgccacggtttccctctctccgcagtcactgcagaggggcgagggcgcaccgcggaggcgtgccggcgctcagcaggccagacggaacctgtccgcagtgcgaggaggagggaccgctctTTCCTGGTCAGCACGGTTTCCGATAGAACgcgtggtggagagccggcggCCATGCGCTCGTCGGGGTGGTTTCGCACGATctctcgccaaaggtttcggcgcgctgagtccacggagtccgcgcacgttgtcagtggaacagctgggtcgtgtgctgtctttgccaggtcatcggcagcctcgttccctgcgatgccaacgtgcgacggtatccactggagagccacgtcgcatccgtgttcgcgcagactgtggagtgaccacgccacacgttgtgcgagtgggggggcgcgttcctctttggcgagctggcggagggcagacctcgagtcggtgtagattgtcgcgcgtgtgacttgcggcgtttcacggatgaggtcggcagcaaggtgtattcctaccagctgCGCATAGTACTGGAAGCCATCCGCTCAGCAGACTTGACAATTAaaccggaaaaatgccacttcggctttgaaGAGCTGCGATTCCTTGGGCACGTCATTAGTTCTGAAGGCGTTCGCCCAGATCCCGAAAAGACAACCGCTGTTGCGACGTTCCCGACACCCAGAGACAAAAAGTCAGTGCGTCGCTTTTTTGGTTTATGTGCATACTATAGGCGGTTTGTGGAAGACTTTGCAAACATTGCAGAACCCCTTACAAAACTAACAAGAGACGACGTGCCCTTCATATGGGAAAGCAAACAACAGGACGCCTTTGACGAATTAAGAGAACGCCTGCAAGCTTCACCAATCCTTGCCCATTTTGATGAGACAGCCGACACAGACATTCATACCGATGCCAGTAATATCGGCCTCGGCGCTATACTAGTCCAGTGGCAAAATGGTCAAGAGAAAGTGTTAGCCTATGCTAGCCGCAAACTGTCAAAAGCTGAGGCTAACTACTCTGCAACCGAAAAAGAGTGTCTCGCAGTCATTTGGGCAATAAGCAAGTTTCGACCCTACCTTTATGGTAGACCGTTCAGGgcagtcagtgaccaccattcgctATGCTGGTTGGCAAATCTCAAGGATCCGTCAGGGCGACTAGCAAGATGGAGCCTTAGGCTGCAGGAGTATGACATTACTGTAGTATACAAATCCGGGAGGAAAACACatcgatgccgactgcctgtcaccGCGCACCAGTCGATCCAAGTGTGTCTGAAGAAGATGACTTCCCGGTCCTAGGCGTTGTCGACGCATCGGAAATCGCTCAACAACAACTTGATGACCCGGATTTGCTGCCGCTTGTACAACGCCTGCAGGGTCTCGACGTTCAAGTCCCGCGCAAATTCTCGAGAGGACTCCCTTCGTTCTGTCTTCGAGGAAGAGTCCTCTACAAGCGGAACTTCGAGCCCAACGGCGAAAAAGCTTTTACTAGTCGTACCTACAGCTATGCAAGAAGAAATTCTGCACGCATGCCACGACGAACCGACATCTGGACATATGGGTGTGAGCCGTACATTCGCCAGGATTCGtctgaagtactactggcctaagTTGCTCGCATCAGTGCAGCGCTACGTCAAAACCTGTCGCGAATGTCAAAGACGCCAACTCCATCCGTAAAACCTGCAGGTCTTCTCCAGCCAATAGACCCTCCGGACGCCCCATTCAacaagtcggcatggacctcctAGGACCTTTCCCGACATCTTCTACAGGCAAGAAGTGGATAGTGGTAGCCACAGACTATCTGACCCGTTATGCTGAGACTGACTCTCTGTACAGCGCAACAGCAGTCGAAGTCGCCAAGTTCTTTGTCAACAGCATAGTCCTCAGACATGGTGCGCCCATCGTCGTTATCACGAATCGTGGGAACggcctttactgcagacctaatgCAGTGCCTGATACGAATGACACATACCGGTCATAGAAGAACCACGGCGTACCACCCCTCAATCAAATGGCTAACGGAACGCCTGAACAGAACTctgaccgacatgctttcaatgtatgtcgatGTTGAACATAAACTGTGGGATGAAATATTGCCCTACATAACCTTTGCGTATAATACAGCCGTGCAAGAAACACATCGAGTTCCGCCATTCGAACTTGTATTCGGCCGAAGAGTAACCACTCCATTGATGCCATGTTGCCACTAGGTGACGAAAGCAGCTATCCACCTGACCTAGACGATTTCTTGCAAAGAGCCGAGggaagcacgacagatggcaaGATACAGAATACGCCGCCAACAGCGCGTTGATTCCAGTCGGTACAACCAGCGACGTACTGAAGCGCTTTATGAGCCCGGtgacaaagtgtggatatggaccccAGTGCGCCGCCATGGACTCTCTGAAAAGCTTCTTTGCCGATACTTCGGCCCTTACGAAGTACTCCGTCGTATAAGCGACGTTACTTACGAAGTCAAATCTGCTGGACACGAGACCTCAAGACGCCGCAATCCCACAGAGGTGGTACACGTAGTCCGCATGAAGCCCTACTATGACAGATCATCGAACAACGAGTGAGAGTTCGCACGACTCCTTTCCCTGTCTGACGCATCGGGTCGATGCGTTGAGTAAGGGGATAATGCCGCGACATATTGGCCGCATTCAAATAGCGCCGTCAACATGCTTACCCGACACTGCGCGCCGTATCGTAGTGCTGCGCagcgaccatcgtggcacgagGACCTGGCCGGACctggctcgcatgcgccacgcgctcgtgtgcctctcggagaaaaaagaagagaacagcTGAAGGACATCTTTGGTGTTCGACTGACTCACAGTTTTCCGAGCGCAGTGCCTttgagttgtgggcacaggttcgcccttaataaatacgttttaTTAGCccttgtgcttcagcatcgctacaatatACAGTACGGAGAGTTCTTCGCTCAAACCACTTACGGCGTTCTGTGCCGATGCACGATGAGGCGAGAAGTTGTCGGGGACACTGCAGCGGCGTTAACGTCGGCGTCCGAGCCGGTGACGCCGTCTTTCTCTTGTGCGGAACGCGAGTTGGCGTTGGCGTTGAGGCTGGGAGGCTCGCAGTTCAACGAACTGTGCGTCGCAGGTAGGTTCTTGAGCTGGCCAGCATTTCTCGGGAACAGGGCTGGCTCAGGCGAGGCCAACGGAGCGGTGCCGTGGGACGAAgcgctcggtgcacaagccgatgacgctccctggccTCTGCGGGTGTTCACGCCTGCCATCCATTTCCTAGGACGTGTCCTTGAATGGCCGGTGACTACagtgcgatgccgtagagcgatggagcacgagaTGCCGTAGaagggagccggagcgcccggaacacaggccggcgacgctcgtgcctgcctcacgcgctcacgatcgaacacccagggcccccATGGCCACGTTACCTTCTTATTTTATATCTTCGACctcgttttcctcttcttctggtcgtgcggttatacgtcaTGCTACGCTtgtcgtcttccttttcttccacCACATTATCTTTGTCACCTCCTATATGTCACAACGCTCCTCCTGCAGCTGCTtgcctgaaagaagtgccgccccagtaaaattcattcccattattaggataaaaataaaaacaaaaatagtcATCGGAAAAGGCCTGTtcctgccgaagcataccaggttTAAAGCCAATAAATATAATTGAAACGGGGTTGAAATAtaacccaaagcgcaaatttgaaaGAAAAGCCAATTAgacaaaagaatgaaaattaggggcAACGATAATGCATATGGGTCCTAAAgtgttgggacgacgagcacagaaaccagcaggcttcttttttttaatgaataatGAGTCAGAGACGTTTGTGGCATTGGCATGCCCAATGAAGTGAGGTGAAAGACAGGAAAGAAAGTGCAGAGTGAATAAGAGAGAAAGATGAGAGCAAGAAGTTATaagaaagaatgaatgagaaAGGAAAGCGAAAAAAAGGTTAGAGAGAGGGATAGATGACAAAACACGGGAGAGGAATGTCCAGAGTTCAAATGGACGACACAAGCAATACCGACAGGGGCCGAAATATCGCCATAACTTGTCTAGGATCTGGTTTATTTCCTGCTTTGGCATGTGCCTAATTCCTTTTCGCATCATGTCGTCTACAAACGAAGCCAGGTGCTCGGGTGATTTCTTTGTCAAACCAAGTAGGTACTGAAGGTCGGTAGCGATTGCCTTCTTGGCGTCTTCATCATCGTCGAAGGAGTGCTGGATAAAGTAGTCGAAACGGTCTCTCAGGTCCATCATTTCCGGTATGAGGCTCACCGAGTCCCCGTGCTCATTCACGATAGATCTTCCTAGATTTCGCAGGTGCTTGCTGACACAGTCGAGCAAGGTTTTGACGCCGCCTTGCACGCACTTGAAGAACCGAAATAGACGAGTCAGGTCCTCAGTCATACTGCTGTTGAGAATATGCTGGACGCCCGAGTCCTCCATGTCTACAATGGTCTTCATGTGTTTTCCGATGAGCTCCTTCTGTACCACCTGCACGACTGGAACCACGGTGGAATCATCCAGGCACTGCTTCGACCGCTCGGACTCTTCGTTGATGTGTTGTTCAACTAGGGCAATGTACTCAAAAGCGTCCTTAGTGTTGATGTATTGTTGTCCCAGGAAGGCATAGAATTGGGCCGACTCAGCGAGGAAAGGCACCTCGAAGTCTTCCTCGTAGACAGACCTCGAGTCGAGTCCCAACACTATGAGCATTTCGCACGCCTTCTTCAACGAAGCCCTGTCGACCGATTCGCCTTCGCGTTCTGTCTTCACCAAGCCGAGCATGGCTTCGCGGAGGCGGTCCCGCTTGTCGGCGCATCGGGCAACCTCATCGCGAAAGAGCCGCACACCCGCTTTGCTTACGCTGTCGATGTTGGAATGAGGCACGTAGGTACCTTACAATGTTGCTGATCATCCTCATGCTCCTCTGGTGGTCTTCCCAGGCATGATTCAACGTCTGCAAGAAGCTTTCGTCTACTGTAGCCAACAAGAGGGCGCGTACCTTGTTGGTAAGGTGCTCAGTCACGGCTTCGCGCAGTCCGCGGTAGAGGCGCTCTCCTTCGTTCCGTGCCACCATGGCGTAAGCGGCTTGATATATCATCGAAGCATTGGTTGGTACTTTGCTTCTCCTGTATCTCGTCGAAAGCTCTCGTCGATGAACACGATGAACACGATGGCAGCCACTTGCTGCGCCAACACCCGGCCGGCACCACCGGCCGCCAAGAGAGAGTGGCGGTGAGGGGCTTGCAGAACCAGTCACACAGAGGCCCGAGAGCCCCGCCGTGATGGCCACTGTGTGTGCCTCGATACTGCAAAGGCCCCCTGATGCTTGTTGGTGTGTTTGTGAGGTTGTCGTTTTGCACAAGCGGAACGCGGTTAATTGAATCTTGCGCAGCTATTTCATAATGAGACGTGGGGAATCTCCTCACGTAACGCGCGTACCGCGCGGATGAGCAAGGCGCGGTTTTGCGGGCTTTAGAGAATCTCTGCATAGCGCCCAGCGCAGTAGGCGTCTTGCGGCCTGATGCGGGAGGTGTAAAGTGTTGTAATAACGCAGGCGTGGAGTACGTGCGACATATCCACGCTGTATGCTCCACAAGGGCAGCGAGGGTAGCGCATCAGGCCGAACCTGTAGAAGTATTGGGGGAAGCGGCCGTGTCCCGTCACGAGCTTAATGAGGGGTTGGGGCGGGGGAAACAACGACGGCATGTCGCGCAAGTCCTGTACCCAGCGGTGCAGTTCTGTTCTTCGAAAGTCCGCTCGCCAGCGATCGTTCCACATAGCCAACAGTTCCTGGCGAAACTGGCGCCGGACGACTCTGAACGGCGAGGGTATGCGGCGGAGAAGGCCGACGCGAGTCGCCCGTTGGGACAGGTAGTCTGCGACCTCGTTCCCATAAACCCCAGCGTGACCAGGCACGTGGTAGAGGTGGATGAGAGAACGCCGACGGATGGTGTTGAGGAGCCGGCGAATCTCCATAACGTGTGGTTCCGCGTTTTGAGTGGACGCTGTCACCTGAAGGAACGACAGGCAGTCTGTGTAAACAGCGACGCGACCCGTGtaccgctctgccgagacatgtTTGAGCGCCTCTGTAAAGGCGACCACTTCTGCCGCGTAAGCCGACGTGGCATGAAGTAAACGATACCTGGTTGGGGTCGAAAACCACGTAGGCCGCCCCCGCGGACAGGTTGGTGTACGAGCCATCTGTATAGATGGGTATGCCGGGCACGCGGCAGGCGTTGCAGGCTGCGCGGCGCGACAGTCGTCTAAACGGTGCAATAGCTGGTAACGAGGGATGCTGTACCACGTGTTTGTGGGGGAGCGCTACCCATTCTGGCCGAAGGCGACGTAAcgcctcaacgcgaagagacGAAACTCGgcgttaaagggaagctgaagcacttttaaaaaaatgacttgggaatgtgtaaccatagtttgatccttgctgaatacgaaaaccaatgtaagagttcacagaagtgaacgcaaatggcatttcttggcaaaaaaaacagcggctgcagccgcagggcttcttgaactgctgagcgaaggcggtgacgtcaacttcggcgtgccgcgtcatcggcgccatcagctctgtaaaagcatggccttcgcgatcagtttcaccaacgcgcgcagccagaagtagtcacggaggccacggctccccCTAAACCACGGTGGTAgtataaaacaggtggcccatcgagcgccgcgagcgcgtcgccgtactgctcgaatTGCTcacggccgccgctaggttcgcgacgagttttcgGGCTGAAAGCGCGCACCTCAAGCTCTCGCTGTAATGTAAAAGCaagtttctctagctaattttgtggctttaaacgttgtttgtgcttttactagcctgtagtggctgtctgccagcttcggcCACGTCGGCGTGGATCCACTTTAGGAGGGCGTTGAAGGTGTCCTCCACCTGTCTCGGTTGCGTGCACTCGGTCGTCTTCGAGGATGGTGCGCAACTCCTCCGGGGTCAGAGCTTCAAACTCGGTGTTTTTCTTCCACACCTGATCGAAGTTCCGACAAGGTAGCAAAATGCTTTAGTAGTGAGGTAGTCGTAGCTGCGCCTGGAGGCCAGGAGATAGCTTCCTATGCAGCTCTCCGGTTGAAGGTTGCGCTCCAAAACCTCCACACAATGACTGCGCAGCTGGCTTAACTTCAGCTTCTCGGAGAGGTCGAGCATATCAGCCACGTTGTGCGGGCCTACAAGGTCGTGCAGAGGAATGTGGTAGGCGATGTCCACAAGCAGCTGAATGAAATCGCTGCCCAGGTCTTCAACTACCAGCCGCAGGGCGGAAGCCACTTGTCTTCGGGATTGACGCCCTACTTTGCGATAGCGAAGAGGGCGTGGCAGCCCGAATACCTGGCAGCCGTCACGAATCGATGTGCCCAGATCTCAGAACCGTCAAGTTCCCGGAAGGCGATGTCACAGAACTCGCGGTTTTTCCTCTGTTCCCGAAGTCCTGGCATGCACCTGGCCGCTGCTCCCGATCACCCGGGCCTTCAGCCTACAGTCGGGGCAGTTCTCGTCCCACCATATCGGCGAAGCGTACGTAATCGCCGGGAGGATGACGCTGCGGTATATTTTGACCTTTTGCTCTGGGCGCAGGCGTCCGCCCTGCAAAAAGGCCAGGGTGTTGACACACACCATCATTGACTCAGCCTTCTCCCTCAGTGCGTCGGCACCCTATTAAAAATTCAAACATCCTGTTGTCTGAGGGAATACgtaatttgggcatgttggtgtccGTCTGCTGGCACCGGCCTGCTGGCAACGGCCTGCTGGCACCAGCCTACTGGCACCGGCCTGCTGGCACCGGCCTGCTGACACCGGCCTGCTGGCACCGGCCTGCTGGCGCTGGCCTTCTGGCACTGGCCTGCTGGCACTAGCCTGCTGGTATTGGCTAATCTgccttttttgttttcctgtggtGACACCCGCTTTGCTTACGCTGTCGATGTTGGAATGAGGCACGTACGTAGGTACCTTACGATGTCGCTGATCATCCTCATGCTCTTCTGTGGTCTTCCCAGGGCATGATTCAACGTCTGCAAGAAGCTTTCGTCTACTGTAGCCAACACGAGGGCGCGTACCTTGTTGGTAAGGTGCTCAGTCACGGCTTCGCGCAGTCCGCGGTAGAGGCGCTCTCCTTCGTTTCGTGCCACCATGGCGTAAGCGGCTTGATATATCATCGAAGCATTGGTTGGTACTTTGCTTCTCCTGTATCTCGTCGAAAGCTCTCGTCGATGATTACGATGAACACGATGGCAGCCACTTGCTGCGCCAACACCCGGCCGGCACCACTGGCCGCCAAGAGAGAGTGGCGGTGAGGGGCTTGCAGAACGAGTCACACAGAGGCCCGAGAGCCCCGCCGTGATGGCCACTGTGTGTGCCTCGATACTGCAAAGGCCCCCTGATGCTTGTTGGTGTGTTTGTGAGGTTGTCGTTTTGCACAAGCGGAACGCGGTTAATTGAATCTTGCGCAGCTATTTCATAATGAGACGTGGGGAATCTCCTCACGTAACGCGCGTACCGCGCGGATGAGCAAGGCGCGGATTTGCGGGCTTTAGAGAATCTCTGCATAGCGCCCAGCGCAGTAGGCGTCTTGCGGCCTGATGCGGGAGGTGTAAAGTGTTGTAATAGCGCAGGC
Above is a window of Rhipicephalus sanguineus isolate Rsan-2018 chromosome 3, BIME_Rsan_1.4, whole genome shotgun sequence DNA encoding:
- the LOC119385309 gene encoding cullin-3, yielding MVARNEGERLYRGLREAVTEHLTNKVARCADKRDRLREAMLGLVKTEREGESVDRASLKKACEMLIVLGLDSRSVYEEDFEVPFLAESAQFYAFLGQQYINTKDAFEYIALVEQHINEESERSKQCLDDSTVVPVVQVVQKELIGKHMKTIVDMEDSGVQHILNSSMTEDLTRLFRFFKCVQGGVKTLLDCVSKHLRNLGRSIVNEHGDSVSLIPEMMDLRDRFDYFIQHSFDDDEDAKKAIATDLQYLLGLTKKSPEHLASGQGASSACAPSASSHGTAPLASPEPALFPRNAGQLKNLPATHSSLNCEPPSLNANANSRSAQEKDGVTGSDADVNAAAVSPTTSRLIVHRHRTP